A portion of the Streptomyces coeruleoprunus genome contains these proteins:
- a CDS encoding SDR family oxidoreductase, giving the protein MSSPDPQVRAARNRSTPSAARGPVVAVTGAASGVGDLLTRRLVGSDEIKQVIAIDERRGDVSEAQWHILDVRDPAIAEKLRGADVVVHLALDLDLETDSAARTAYNVRGTQTVLTAAAAAGVHRVVLCTSAMVYGALADNDIPLSEDAELRATAEATGVGDLLEIERLARRAPRAHPGLNITVVRPAVLVGGTDTALTRYFESPRLLVVAGSRPAWQFCHVEDLVSALEYAALEKVDGEFAVGCDGWLEQEEVEELSGIRRMELPSAVALGAAARLHRIGLTPSPAGDLAYTMHPWVVSVGRLHDAGWRPRWTNEEVLAALLEEVSGRHTVAGRRLGRKDATAAGAAGATVALLGTAALVRRARRRRGL; this is encoded by the coding sequence GTGAGTTCCCCAGATCCGCAGGTTCGCGCAGCGCGAAACCGCTCAACCCCGTCCGCCGCCCGGGGCCCCGTCGTCGCGGTCACCGGCGCCGCATCCGGCGTCGGCGACCTGCTGACCCGCCGCCTCGTTGGGTCCGACGAGATCAAGCAGGTCATCGCCATCGACGAGCGGCGCGGCGACGTGTCCGAGGCCCAGTGGCACATCCTGGACGTGCGGGACCCGGCCATCGCCGAGAAGCTGCGCGGCGCGGACGTCGTGGTGCACCTGGCCCTCGACCTCGACCTGGAGACCGACTCCGCCGCCCGTACCGCGTACAACGTACGGGGTACGCAGACCGTCCTGACCGCCGCCGCTGCCGCCGGGGTCCACCGGGTCGTCCTGTGCACCTCGGCCATGGTCTACGGGGCGCTCGCGGACAACGACATCCCGCTCTCCGAGGACGCCGAGCTGCGGGCCACCGCCGAGGCCACCGGCGTGGGCGACCTCCTGGAGATCGAGCGCCTGGCCCGCCGGGCCCCGCGCGCCCACCCCGGCCTGAACATCACCGTCGTCCGCCCCGCCGTCCTGGTGGGCGGCACGGACACCGCCCTGACCCGCTACTTCGAGTCACCGCGCCTGCTCGTCGTCGCCGGCTCCCGGCCCGCCTGGCAGTTCTGCCACGTGGAGGACCTGGTCAGCGCGCTGGAGTACGCGGCTTTGGAGAAGGTCGACGGGGAGTTCGCGGTCGGCTGCGACGGCTGGCTGGAGCAGGAGGAGGTCGAGGAGCTGAGCGGCATCCGCCGCATGGAGCTGCCCTCCGCCGTCGCGCTCGGGGCGGCGGCCCGGCTCCACCGGATCGGCCTCACTCCGTCACCCGCCGGTGACCTGGCGTACACGATGCACCCGTGGGTGGTCAGCGTCGGCCGGCTCCACGACGCGGGCTGGCGGCCCCGGTGGACGAACGAGGAGGTCCTCGCCGCGCTGCTGGAGGAGGTGTCCGGCCGGCACACCGTCGCGGGCCGCCGCCTGGGCCGCAAGGACGCCACGGCCGCGGGTGCGGCGGGCGCCACGGTCGCCCTGCTCGGCACGGCCGCCCTGGTCCGCCGCGCCCGCAGGCGCCGCGGGCTGTAG